The Mercurialis annua linkage group LG2, ddMerAnnu1.2, whole genome shotgun sequence genome contains a region encoding:
- the LOC126669998 gene encoding E3 ubiquitin ligase BIG BROTHER-related-like yields the protein MDKDGKLGSGEDAKSSSIDNNSNSREIAAENEIYNEEEENPSLTENGGDTLQDDDSSQQQPPSRRTPFTNLSQVDADLALARTLQEQERAYMMLRFNSNEGSDYGSWETSSYVHDDHDHFHDGDFGEEEDDEDDDGSDGDGVDEDEDEDDEEDAFDVHAHLTDSEPVVDVVIDPAMFSSDEAYARALQDAEEREMAARLFAFAGIHDQVQDAEDHAGNSQDGWEDVDPDELSYEELLALGEVVGHESRGLSADTIASLPSVKYKVGSSQNGSNDSCVICRIDYEDGETLTLLSCKHSYHSECINNWLKINKVCPVCSTEVSTSGHS from the exons ATGGACAAGGACGGAAAATTAGGTTCAGGCGAAGACGCAAAGAGTAGTAGTATTGATAACAACAGTAATAGCAGAGAAATTGCAGCAGAAAATGAGATTTACaacgaagaagaagagaacCCTAGTTTAACTGAAAATGGCGGAGATACGTTACAAGACGATGATTCTTCACAGCAGCAGCCGCCTTCTCGGAGAACTCCGTTTACTAATCTCAGTCAGGTCGATGCTGACCTGGCTCTTGCCCGCACTCTTCAAGAACAG gAAAGGGCTTATATGATGTTGAGGTTTAACAGCAATGAAGGGAGTGATTATGGAAGTTGGGAGACCAGTAGTTATGTACATGATGACCATGATCACTTTCATGATGGTGATTTTGGTGAGGAGGAGGATGACGAGGATGACGATGGAAGTGATGGAGATGGTGTTGATGAGGATGAAGACGAGGATGATGAGGAGGATGCATTTGATGTTCATGCTCATTTGACTGATTCTGAACCAGTGGTTGATGTTGTTATTGATCCTGCTATGTTTTCTAGTGACGAAGCTTATGCTAGAGCCTTACAGGATGCTGAAGAACGAGAAATGGCTGCCCGGCTCTTTGCTTTTGCTGGAATTCATGATC AAGTTCAGGATGCTGAGGACCATGCCGGTAACTCTCAG GATGGATGGGAAGATGTTGATCCAGATGAGCTTTCCTACGAG GAATTGCTTGCACTGGGTGAAGTTGTTGGACATGAAAGTAGAGGGCTTTCTGCTGATACAATTGCCTCTTTACCATCAGTGAAGTACAAGGTCGGAAGCAGTCAAAATGGAAGTAACGATTC CTGTGTCATATGTCGGATAGATTATGAAGATGGTGAGACTCTCACACTGCTTTCATGCAAACATTCCTACCATTCAGAATGCATAAATAATTGGTTGAAAATAAACAAG GTTTGCCCGGTTTGCAGCACTGAGGTTTCCACTTCTGGACACAGCTAG